A single genomic interval of Lathyrus oleraceus cultivar Zhongwan6 chromosome 7, CAAS_Psat_ZW6_1.0, whole genome shotgun sequence harbors:
- the LOC127107462 gene encoding vacuolar protein sorting-associated protein 24 homolog 1 yields MEKVMNILKPKPNPQQILRDWQRRLRQECRNIERQIRDIEREEKTVQKAIKEAAKRNDIGSAKALATEIVRSRKTVNRLHENKAQLNSISMHLGESVAISRTVGHLSKSAEVMKLVNNLMKAPEMAVAMQEFSKEMTKAGVIEEIVNDAVDSALDSEDIEDEIEEEVDKVLTAIAGETAAQLPEAARKQKVKQPGQSVSAAEEEAIAEGVDDEEEMEEIRARLAKVRS; encoded by the exons ATGGAGAAGGTGATGAACATTCTGAAACCCAAGCCAAATCCTCAACAAATATTGAGAGATTGGCAACGCAGGCTTCGCCAAGAGTGTCGAAACATTGAGCGTCAAATTCGCG ATATTGAGAGAGAAGAAAAAACTGTGCAGAAGGCTATTAAAGAAGCTGCCAAGAGGAATGACATTGGCTCTGCAAAG GCACTTGCTACGGAAATTGTGAGATCGAGGAAAACAGTGAACCGGCTTCATGAAAATAAAGCGCAATTGAATTCAATATCAATGCACCTTGGTGAAAGTGTTG CGATTTCTCGCACTGTGGGACATCTATCCAAGAGTGCTGAGGTTATGAAGCTTGTCAATAACCTCATGAAGGCTCCTGAAATGGCTGTGGCTATGCAAGAGTTCAGCAAAGAAATGACAAAG GCAGGAGTCATTGAAGAGATAGTAAACGATGCTGTTGACTCGGCATTAGATTCTGAGGACATAGAAGATGAGATAGAAGAAGAAGTTGACAAAGTCTTAACCGCAATAGCTGGCGAGACAGCCGCACAACTTCCTGAAGCTGCGAGGAAACAAAAGGTGAAGCAACCTGGTCAAAGTGTTAGTGCTGCAGAG GAAGAGGCTATAGCTGAGGGTGTTGATGATGAAGAGGAAATGGAGGAAATTAGGGCCAGATTGGCTAAAGTCAGGTCATAA
- the LOC127103615 gene encoding uncharacterized protein LOC127103615: MFNEPLSPTFSTTHNSLSYYDLTSNTKHSGSDYPDPTSLNFEDLQATTDSEKTPFVPEPSEPIPGPSKPELILPTFDEALAKFLESSTSRGVEEKLEARLAKETAEKAEREATEKAAKEATERATAEAVAKEKSEQEAVKVSQKAASNKATEVSLTQGELSTADLAHLVIKTLEELQKEQQLVRAILDKQDQVNTSIQSLLAELLQRIPPPPQP, translated from the exons ATGTTCAACGAACCCTTATCACCAACCTTTTCCACCACCCATAACTCCCTTTCGTACTATGACCTCACCTCCAACACTAAACATTCTGGTTCAGATTACCCTGACCCAACCTCCCTAAACTTTGAAGACCTTCAGGCCACAACTGATTCTGAAAAGACTCCTTTTGTACCTGAGCCCTCTGAACCGATTCCGGGACCCTCTAAACCTGAACTCATACTACCCACCTTTGACGAGGCATTAGCCAAATTCTTAGAGAGTTCAACTTCCAG AGGTGTTGAGGAAAAGCTAGAGGCACGGTTGGCGAAGGAAACGGCTGAGAAGGCTGAAAGGGAAGCAACAGAGAAAGCTGCCAAGGAGGCTACTGAGAGAGCAACTGCAGAAGCTGTTGCCAAAGAGAAGTCTGAGCAAGAGGCTGTAAAAGTTTCTCAGAAGGCTGCATCTAATAAAGCTACTGAGGTTTCTCTAACTCAAGGAGAGTTATCAACAGCTGATCTTGCCCATCTGGTCATCAAAACTCTAGAAGAGTTGCAGAAGGAGCAACAACTTGTCAGAGCCATACTCGACAAACAAGATCAGGTCAACACCAGCATTCAGAGCCTGCTAGCTGAGCTACTTCAGAGGATTCCTCCTCCACCTCAACCTTAA